Proteins found in one Choloepus didactylus isolate mChoDid1 chromosome 3, mChoDid1.pri, whole genome shotgun sequence genomic segment:
- the LOC119530326 gene encoding actin-related protein 3B-like, with the protein MGEGLPVCVVNYGTRYTKLGYAGNTEPQFIIPSCIAIKESAKVGDQAQRRVMKGVDDLDIFGDEAIEKPTYATKWPICHGIVEDWDLMERFMEQVIFKYLRAAPEIFFHPEFANPDFTQPISEVVDEVIQNCPIDVRHPLYKNIVLSGGSTMFRNFGRHLQRDLKRTIDDRLKLSEELSGSRLKPKPIDVQVITYHMQQYAVWFGGLMLVSTPEFYQMCHTKKKYEEIGPSICHHNDRRVIKLTSSYRG; encoded by the exons ATGGGGGAGGGGCTGCCGGTGTGTGTGGTGAACTATGGCACCAGATACACAAAACTAGGTTATGCTGGAAATACAGAACCACAGTTTATCATCCCTTCCTGTATTGCTATTAAGGAGTCAGCAAAAGTGGGTGATCAAGCTCAGAGGAGAGTGATGAAAGGTGTTGATGACCTAGACATCTTTGGTGATGAAGCAATAGAAAAGCCTACATATGCAACAAAGTGGCCAATCTGCCATGGAATAGTTGAAGATTGGGACTTGATGGAAAGATTTATGGAGCAAGTGATCTTTAAATACTTAAGGGCAGCAC CTGAAATCTTTTTTCACCCAGAGTTTGCTAATCCAGACTTCACACAACCTATCTCAGAAGTAGTAGATGAagtaattcagaattgtcctatTGATGTCAGGCATCCTCTCTACAAGAACATTGTCCTCTCTGGaggttcaaccatgttcaggAACTTTGGACGTCACTTGCAAAGAGATTTGAAAAGGACCATAGATGACAGGCTGAAATTAAGTGAGGAATTGAGTGGCAGTAGATTGAAGCCAAAGCCTATTGATGTTCAAGTGATTACATACCACATGCAACAATATGCAGTCTGGTTTGGGGGGTTGATGTTGGTCTCCACACCTGAGTTCTACCAAATGTGCCACACCAAAAAGAAGTATGAAGAAATTGGACCTAGCATTTGTCATCACAATGATAGGCGTGTCATAAAATTGACTTCTAGTTATCGGGGCTAG